The genomic region CAACGATCACCATGGTGATGCTCCTTCTTCTTCTTCTCGAGTACCGAGGACCAGATCGAGCACGGTGACGGCCCCGTCCTTGAAGAGTGGGTGGTTCCCGTTGCCGCACTTGGGCGACTGGATGCAGGAAGGGCAGCCGGAGCGGCACTCGCACGAGGTGATGGCCTCGCGGGTCGCCTCCAGCCAGGGCCGGAACACCGCCGCCCCGCGGTCGGCAAAGCCCGCGACACCCGGTTGCCCGTCGTAGACGATGACGGTCGGCAGGCCGGTGTCCGGGTGCAGGTTGGTCGACAGCCCGCCGATGTCCCAGCGGTCGCAGCCGGCGAACAGCGGCAGCAGTCCGATCGCGGCGTGCTCGGCGGCGTGCAGCGCGCCGGGCAGTGCATCCTCGGTGATCCCGTTGTCCAGCAACAGCTCCGGATCCAGGGTGTAGATCACCGCGCGGGTGTCCAGCGTGTGCTCCGGCATTTCGAGGGGGATCAGGTCCATCAGCTCGCCACTGTGCCGTTGGCGCTGGTAGGCGATCACCTGCTCGGTGACCTGGACCGCGGCCGTGAACATCCGCACGCCCGGCCGGATTCGTTGGAGCGTGGGGGATCCCAGGATGGTCACCGACGACAGCGACCGGGAGATGGTGATCCAGTCGGGGTTCTCGGAGTGGACCAGCGCGACCCCCTGCTCCAGGTCGAGTTCGTCGACCACAAAGCTGTTGCCCTGATGCAGATGCACGGCACCGGGGTGTACTGCCGAGGGTGCCTGTGCCGCATCGACGGTGCCGAGCATCCGCCCGGTGGCTTCCTCGACGATGGCGACCTGGCCGGCGCCGGAGCCGCGCAGGTCGACGTCGATCGCCGGGTGGTGCGGCAGGACGTGGTACCAGCCCTGCGCCCGATGACGCAACAGCTTGGCGTGCACCAGATCTGCCAGCACGGAACGGACATGGTCGGGGTCGCCGAACAGGGCGAGGTCGTCGTCGGTCAGCCGCGCCTCGGCCGCCGCGCAGCGCAGGTGCGGGCCCAGCACGTACGGATTCTGCGGATCGGTGACCGCTGCCTCCACCGGTCGCCCGAACACCGCAGCAGGGTGGTGCACCAGGTAGGTGTCCAGCGGATCGTCCCGCGCGACGAACACCACCAGCGCCTCGGCGGCATCCTCGCCACCGCGTCCGGCCCGCCCGGCCTGCTGCCACAGCGAGGCGAGGGTGCCCGGGAAGCCCGCGATGAGCGTCGCATCCAGCCCGGCGATGTCGATCCCCAGCTCCAGCGCCGTGGTCGAGGCCACCCCGAGCAGATCCCCGGAGTCCAGGGCCTTCTCCAGCAGCCGACGGTCTTCGGCGAGATAACCACCCCGGTAGGCGGCCACCCGATCGGCGACGTCCGGATCCGTGCGCTCCAACCGTCGCCGCGCCGACAGCGCGACCTGTTCCGCTGCCCGGCGGGAGCGGACGAACGCCAGCGTCCGCACCCGCTCGGCGACCAGGTCGGCCAGCATTCGCGCGACCTCCTTCGGCGCGGACCTGCGGACCGGGGCGCCGTCCTGATGGTCGCCGGTGGACGCCGTGTCCTCGTCGCGGACCAGCGGCGGTTCCCAGAGCACGAAGCGTCTGGCTGCTCTGGGTGCCGAGTCCGCCGAGATGGTGACAACTTCCCTGGCGTCGAACCCCGTCAGCCGGGACGCCGCCTCGGCGGGGTCGGCGACGGTGGCCGAAGCCAGGATGAACACCGGATCGCTGCGGTACAGCGCGGCCACCCGGCGCAGTCGCCGGATCACCTGCGCCACATGGGATCCGAAGACGCCGCGGTAGCTGTGGCACTCGTCGATCACCACGTACCTGAGTCGCCGCAACAGCCGGGCCCACCGTTGGTGCATCGGCAGCACTCCCCAGTGCAGCATGTCCGGGTTGGTGAGGACGAAGCGTGCGTGGTCACGTACCCAATCGCGCTCGTCGAGGGGTGTGTCGCCGTCGTACGCCGCGGGACGGACGCCGGGCAGGCGCAGTTCTTCGAGGGCCGCCAGCTGATCGGCGGCCAGTGCCTTGGTGGGTGAGAGGTAGAGGGCACACGCCTTGTCGTCGGTGAGCAGGTCCGACAACACCGGCAGCTGGAATGCCAGCGACTTGCCGGAGGCGGTTCCCGTCGCGATCACCGTCGGTCGGCCGTTGTGCCCGGCATCGGCGGCCTGCACCTGGTGCAGCCAGGGCTCCTGCACCCCGCGACGCCCGAGCGCCTCGCGCAGCTCGGTCGGCACCCACCGCGGCCACGGCGCGGTGGTGCCGGCCCGCGCAGCGAGATGCTCGACATGGGTCACCGGCTCCTGCCACGCCGGGACGGCGCGCAGCAGCACGCCGAGCAGGTCGCGGTCGTCCGGTGCGTGATGCATTCCTCGATTGTCCCGCCGGGCTCCGACGGTCGCGACGCACGCCGCGCCGCGCCGCGCCGCGCGGTGTGCGGGGGACGTACGTCACCCGCGGGGAGATGCGGGAATGATGAACACATGACGCCCGCGCAGACAGTCATCGGGATCGATTCCTCCACCCAGTCGTGCAAGGCGGTGGTGTGCGACGCGGAGACCGGCGCTGTGCTCGCGGCGAGCAAGGTCGCGCATCCGGACGGCAGCGAGGTCGACCCACGGCACTGGGAGGACGCGCTGGATCGTGCCCTGCGGGAACTGCCGCCCGAGCTCGTCGCTACGGCCGCCGCACTGTCGATCGGCGGCCAGCAGCACGGCATGGTGGTACTCGACGAGGCCGGCGAGGTGATCCGCCCTGCTCTGCTGTGGAACGACCTGCAGTCCGCTCCGGACGCCGCCGACCTGGTGGCCGAACTCGGCCCGCAGCAGTGGGCCGACCGGGCGGGCAGCGTGCCGAGCGCCAGCTTCACCGTGACGAAGCTGCGCTGGCTGGCCCGGCGGGAGCCGGAGAACGCCGCCCGGACCGCGTCCGTGCTGCTGCCGCACGACTGGCTGACCCACCGGCTCGCAGAGCCGGGCACCGAACCGACCACCGACCGCGGCGACGCCTCCGGCACCGGCTACTTCTCGCCGGCCGATGGCACCTACGACGACGACCTGATCACCCGCGCCCTCGGCCACCGGCCGTCGCTGCCACGGGTGGCCGCCCCGGCGGCGATCGTCGGCCGTACCCGCGCGGGCCTGGCGCTCGCCGCCGGTACCGGCGACAACATGGCGGCCGCGCTCGGTCTCGGGCTGCGGGCCGGCGACGTCGTCGTGTCGCTGGGCACCAGTGGCACGGTCTTCGCCTCCGCCGAGGTTCCGACGGCCGATCCGACCGGCGTCGTCGCGGGCTTCGCCGACGCCTGCGGGCGGTATCTGCCGCTGGTCTGCACCCTCAACGCCGCCCGGGTGCTGACCACCACTGCAGCGTTGCTCGGTGTCGACCTCGCGGGGCTCGATGCGCTGGCACTGGGCGCCGCGCCGGGGGCCGGTGGGGTGACCCTGCTGCCGTACCTGGACGGTGAACGTACTCCCAACCTGCCGGACTCGTCGGGCTCGCTGCACGGCCTGACCCGGGCGTCGATGACGCCGCAGAATCTCGCGCGGGCGGCCGTCGAAGGGATGTTGTGCGGCCTCGCGGACGGCGTCGATGCACTGGCGGCCACCGGGTACCAGGTGCAACGGGTGCTGCTGATCGGCGGCGCAGCCGCGTCGGCAGCGGTCCGGGCCGTTGCGCCCGATCTGTTCGGTGTACCGGTGCAGTGCCCGCACCCGGGGGAGTACGTCGCGCTCGGGGCAGCCCGCCAGGCGGCCTGGGCCTCGGGCGGTGCTGCCGGCCCGCCCAGCTGGGAAGTGGGCCTGGACGCGACCCCCGAGAGCGGTGGCTCGGCGGCCCGCGACGCGTCCGCCGCAGCCCGGAAAAAATATGCGCAGGTCCGCGGCAGTCTGTGGGGCGCTTGACCGGCGAACGCTCGACGCGGGTGTGACTCGCCCCACGCCCGGGGCATGGTGCGTCCGGGTCGTGGCTTAGGGTGAGCGCCAGCACGTCGGGTGTCCGGCGTGGATCCCTGTCAAGACCAGCGCCGGTCGCCCCTCCTGGCATCGGCGCGCGCCGGTCACCGCCGCTCGGCGGCCCGGCCTCCCAGATGAAACGGTAGGAGTGCCCATGATCAGGCCCAGCCTGCAGGCCGCGACCCAGCTCGCAGCGAACGCAGACGTCCAATTGGGGGGTGGCGACAAGGTCCTGGTGATCATCGTCGGCATCGTCGCTCTGGTGGCGTTGGCCATCGCCTTCGTCCTGCGAGCCGAGGTGCTGACAGCGGGGCAGGGCACCCCGAAGATGCAGGAGATCTCCGAGGCCGTCCAGGAGGGTGCCGCCGCGTACCTGACCCGGCAGTTCAAGACCCTCGTCGTCTTCGTCGTCATCGTCTTCGCCCTGTTGTTCGTGCTGCCCGCAGACTCCACCGGCGAGCGGATCGGCCGCAGTATCTTCTTCCTGTTGGGCGCCGGCTTCTCGGCCTTCGTCGGGTACACCGGCATGTGGCTGGCCACCCGGGCCAACGTCCGCGTCGCCGCGGCCGCCAACGAGGGCGGCACCGAGGGTCGCGACAAGGCCATGCGGATCGCGTTCCGCACCGGCGGCACCGTCGGTCTGACCACCACCGGACTCGGCCTGCTCGGCGCGGCATTCGTCGTGCTGGTCTATGTCGGCGACGCCCCGAAGGTGTTGGAGGGCTTCGGCTTCGGTGCAGCCATGCTCGCGATGTTCATGCGGGTCGGCGGCGGCATCTTCACCAAGGCCGCCGACGTCGGCGCCGACCTCGTCGGCAAGGTCGAGCAGGGCATCCCGGAGGACGACCCCCGCAACGCCGCCACCATCGCCGACAACGTCGGTGACAACGTCGGCGACTGCGCAGGGATGGCCGCCGACCTGTTCGAGTCCTACGCCGTGACCCTGGTCGCCAGCCTCATCCTGGGCTCGGCCGCGTTCGGCACCAAGGGCCTGATCTTCCCGCTGATCGTCCCGGCGATCGGCGTGCTCACCGCGATCATCGGCGTCTACATCACCAAGCCGCGGCGCGGCGAGTCCGGCCTGACGACGATCAACCGCAGCTTCTACATCTCCGCCGGCATCTCCGCCGTGCTCTGCGCGATCGCGGCCTTCACCTATCTGCCGACCAACTTCGCTGCACTCGGTATGACGGGCAGCGGCAACCCTGCGCTGATCGCCATCTCCGCGGTGATCATCGGCATCGTCCTGGCGGCCGTCATCCTGTGGTTGACGGGCTACTACACCGACACCAAGTCCAAGCCGACCCAGGACGTGGCCGCCACCTCGGTGACCGGTCCGGCGACCGTGGTGCTGTCCGGTATCTCGCTCGGTCTGGAGTCCGCGGTCTACACCGCGCTGGTCATCGGCGCCGCCGTCTACGGCGCGTTCCTGCTCTCCGGGAGCATCGGCGTCGCGCTGTTCGCGATCGCGCTGGCCGGTTGCGGACTACTCACGACCGTCGGCGTCATCGTCGCGATGGACACCTTCGGGCCCATCTCCGACAACGCCCA from Nakamurella sp. A5-74 harbors:
- a CDS encoding DEAD/DEAH box helicase, whose translation is MHHAPDDRDLLGVLLRAVPAWQEPVTHVEHLAARAGTTAPWPRWVPTELREALGRRGVQEPWLHQVQAADAGHNGRPTVIATGTASGKSLAFQLPVLSDLLTDDKACALYLSPTKALAADQLAALEELRLPGVRPAAYDGDTPLDERDWVRDHARFVLTNPDMLHWGVLPMHQRWARLLRRLRYVVIDECHSYRGVFGSHVAQVIRRLRRVAALYRSDPVFILASATVADPAEAASRLTGFDAREVVTISADSAPRAARRFVLWEPPLVRDEDTASTGDHQDGAPVRRSAPKEVARMLADLVAERVRTLAFVRSRRAAEQVALSARRRLERTDPDVADRVAAYRGGYLAEDRRLLEKALDSGDLLGVASTTALELGIDIAGLDATLIAGFPGTLASLWQQAGRAGRGGEDAAEALVVFVARDDPLDTYLVHHPAAVFGRPVEAAVTDPQNPYVLGPHLRCAAAEARLTDDDLALFGDPDHVRSVLADLVHAKLLRHRAQGWYHVLPHHPAIDVDLRGSGAGQVAIVEEATGRMLGTVDAAQAPSAVHPGAVHLHQGNSFVVDELDLEQGVALVHSENPDWITISRSLSSVTILGSPTLQRIRPGVRMFTAAVQVTEQVIAYQRQRHSGELMDLIPLEMPEHTLDTRAVIYTLDPELLLDNGITEDALPGALHAAEHAAIGLLPLFAGCDRWDIGGLSTNLHPDTGLPTVIVYDGQPGVAGFADRGAAVFRPWLEATREAITSCECRSGCPSCIQSPKCGNGNHPLFKDGAVTVLDLVLGTREEEEGASPW
- the xylB gene encoding xylulokinase is translated as MTPAQTVIGIDSSTQSCKAVVCDAETGAVLAASKVAHPDGSEVDPRHWEDALDRALRELPPELVATAAALSIGGQQHGMVVLDEAGEVIRPALLWNDLQSAPDAADLVAELGPQQWADRAGSVPSASFTVTKLRWLARREPENAARTASVLLPHDWLTHRLAEPGTEPTTDRGDASGTGYFSPADGTYDDDLITRALGHRPSLPRVAAPAAIVGRTRAGLALAAGTGDNMAAALGLGLRAGDVVVSLGTSGTVFASAEVPTADPTGVVAGFADACGRYLPLVCTLNAARVLTTTAALLGVDLAGLDALALGAAPGAGGVTLLPYLDGERTPNLPDSSGSLHGLTRASMTPQNLARAAVEGMLCGLADGVDALAATGYQVQRVLLIGGAAASAAVRAVAPDLFGVPVQCPHPGEYVALGAARQAAWASGGAAGPPSWEVGLDATPESGGSAARDASAAARKKYAQVRGSLWGA
- a CDS encoding sodium-translocating pyrophosphatase, translating into MIRPSLQAATQLAANADVQLGGGDKVLVIIVGIVALVALAIAFVLRAEVLTAGQGTPKMQEISEAVQEGAAAYLTRQFKTLVVFVVIVFALLFVLPADSTGERIGRSIFFLLGAGFSAFVGYTGMWLATRANVRVAAAANEGGTEGRDKAMRIAFRTGGTVGLTTTGLGLLGAAFVVLVYVGDAPKVLEGFGFGAAMLAMFMRVGGGIFTKAADVGADLVGKVEQGIPEDDPRNAATIADNVGDNVGDCAGMAADLFESYAVTLVASLILGSAAFGTKGLIFPLIVPAIGVLTAIIGVYITKPRRGESGLTTINRSFYISAGISAVLCAIAAFTYLPTNFAALGMTGSGNPALIAISAVIIGIVLAAVILWLTGYYTDTKSKPTQDVAATSVTGPATVVLSGISLGLESAVYTALVIGAAVYGAFLLSGSIGVALFAIALAGCGLLTTVGVIVAMDTFGPISDNAQGVAEMSGDVSEEGARTLTDLDAVGNTTKAITKGIAIATAVLAATALFGSYRDAIAQALVKAGDVAADGILAFSTNIMSPNTLVGVVLGSAVVFLFSGLAINAVSRAAGAVVQEVRRQFRDIPGIMEGTAKPEYGKVVDIVTRDSLRELATPGLLAVFAPIAVGFGLGVGPLAGFLGGAIATGTLMAVFLANSGGAWDNSKKLVEDGMYGGKGSSAHDATVIGDTIGDPFKDTAGPAINPLLKVMNLVSLLVAPAVVGLSVGVDASTGIRIAIALVAVIIIVVSVVISKKRASVINTEAPAAGARA